From one Methanobrevibacter sp. TMH8 genomic stretch:
- a CDS encoding DNA topoisomerase IV subunit A codes for MAKTQKSNNLSRKEITYNKLKGLGEEIIEDVTEKKIPTLKVPSRGTSNIVYDDAKRYFVLGDRYGKRSLGNVKQIKKIGQMVHVANFCKDLVQREKTATLREMYYVSEGWDIGFDNQQESNIVGEDIEVTLGMSREDLGLMPEEDGASVYGDIIFQEGDIEINALKSGKSGYTISPTIDEVEFLDHNVERVIAVETMGMFHRMVQEEAYKKFNTLIVGLKGQAARATRRFLKRVNEELDLPVYICNDGDPWGFHIAMVIISGSAKLAHVNHDLATPNAKFLGVTASDIVNYELPTDPLKDIDVLRLKELANDPRYKDPAWQTEIKKMLKIGKKAEQQSFSKYGLEYVVDTYFPEKLEILG; via the coding sequence ATGGCTAAAACACAAAAAAGTAATAATTTATCACGAAAAGAAATTACATATAATAAACTTAAAGGATTAGGTGAAGAAATTATTGAAGATGTTACAGAAAAGAAAATTCCTACTTTAAAAGTTCCATCTCGTGGTACTTCTAATATTGTTTATGATGATGCTAAACGTTACTTTGTTTTAGGAGATAGGTATGGTAAAAGATCTCTTGGTAATGTGAAACAAATTAAGAAGATTGGACAAATGGTTCATGTAGCTAATTTTTGTAAAGATCTTGTTCAAAGAGAAAAAACAGCTACTTTAAGGGAGATGTATTATGTTAGTGAAGGTTGGGATATTGGTTTTGATAACCAACAAGAATCTAACATTGTTGGGGAAGATATTGAAGTAACTTTGGGAATGAGTCGTGAAGATTTGGGATTAATGCCTGAAGAAGATGGAGCATCTGTTTATGGAGATATTATCTTTCAAGAAGGAGATATTGAAATAAATGCCTTAAAATCAGGGAAATCAGGATATACTATTTCTCCTACCATTGATGAAGTAGAATTCCTTGATCATAATGTTGAAAGAGTTATTGCAGTAGAGACTATGGGTATGTTTCACAGAATGGTTCAAGAAGAAGCTTATAAAAAGTTCAATACATTGATTGTAGGTCTTAAAGGACAAGCTGCAAGAGCTACAAGAAGATTCCTAAAAAGAGTTAATGAAGAGTTAGATCTTCCAGTTTATATTTGTAATGATGGGGACCCTTGGGGTTTTCACATAGCTATGGTTATTATTTCTGGAAGTGCTAAACTTGCTCATGTTAATCATGATTTAGCTACTCCAAATGCTAAATTTTTAGGAGTTACAGCTAGTGATATTGTTAATTATGAACTTCCTACAGATCCATTAAAAGATATTGATGTTTTAAGGTTAAAAGAGTTAGCTAATGACCCTAGATATAAAGATCCTGCATGGCAAACTGAAATTAAAAAAATGCTTAAAATCGGTAAAAAAGCAGAACAACAATCTTTTTCTAAATATGGTCTTGAATATGTAGTAGATACATACTTTCCAGAAAAATTAGAAATATTAGGTTAA
- the top6B gene encoding DNA topoisomerase VI subunit B encodes MSQEASELFDNFQELTPSEFFRKNKQMLGFTGKIRSLTIVFHELITNSFDAAEEAGILPEIEIDLKRMDKDHYVLRHSDNGPGIPEKYIMKVYCTMFAGSKFRNIQSRGQQGLGCSGCVLLSQMTTGEPARVKSAWEEDGQIKGVDLEFKMDVKKNKGMLLHRKKYEPEHTGVCIELEFKEVSYSLAEQGAFEYIRRTMIGNPHAKITFRDPTGHKYIFNRAADIVPVLPKEVLPHPRGVTADDLIFMAKHTDKRRFRSLLTSSLSRMSNKRVAEIEELTGIDLNKAPKNMKWEEAEEIVDTFSKMDFMAPPTSGLIPIGDQQIEDGMKEILKPEFIAATTRKPVTYRGGVAFIIEAGLAYGGDCGRLVNDQRKSEIMRFANRVPLSFDQGSCAITEALKSIDWKRYGLRDLDNVPLTIFVNMISTQVPYLSTGKQSIAPEPEILHEVRQATMKLARKLQKHLRAKKAAKEEAMRSKIFEDYVPVIIKESAKLAETDVPEYQEILAKVTRRSLAELLGENPDEAEEEVEKEFENNVDENLDEVEEDLDKSVKKSSKNNDTQQTFEDMG; translated from the coding sequence TTGTCTCAAGAAGCATCAGAACTCTTTGATAATTTTCAAGAATTGACGCCTTCAGAGTTCTTTAGAAAAAATAAGCAAATGTTAGGATTCACTGGAAAAATAAGGTCCTTAACAATTGTTTTCCACGAACTAATTACTAATAGTTTTGACGCTGCTGAAGAAGCAGGAATTCTTCCAGAAATTGAAATTGATCTTAAAAGAATGGATAAAGATCATTATGTTCTTAGACATTCTGACAATGGGCCGGGGATACCTGAAAAATATATAATGAAGGTTTACTGTACTATGTTTGCAGGTTCTAAGTTTAGAAATATTCAATCTAGAGGTCAGCAAGGTTTAGGGTGTAGTGGTTGTGTACTACTTTCTCAAATGACTACTGGGGAGCCTGCAAGAGTAAAATCTGCATGGGAAGAGGATGGTCAGATTAAAGGTGTTGACCTTGAGTTTAAAATGGATGTTAAGAAGAATAAAGGTATGCTTTTACATCGTAAGAAATATGAACCTGAGCATACGGGTGTTTGTATTGAACTTGAATTTAAAGAAGTTTCTTATTCTTTAGCTGAACAAGGAGCTTTTGAATATATTAGGAGAACTATGATTGGCAATCCTCATGCAAAAATAACATTTAGGGATCCAACTGGTCATAAATATATATTTAATAGAGCTGCGGATATAGTTCCAGTACTTCCTAAAGAAGTTTTACCTCATCCAAGAGGAGTAACTGCTGATGATTTAATTTTCATGGCAAAACATACTGATAAAAGGAGATTTAGAAGTTTACTTACTAGTTCACTTTCAAGAATGTCAAATAAAAGAGTAGCTGAAATAGAAGAATTAACTGGAATCGATTTGAACAAAGCTCCAAAAAACATGAAATGGGAGGAAGCTGAAGAAATTGTCGATACATTTAGCAAAATGGATTTTATGGCACCTCCAACCTCTGGACTTATTCCTATTGGGGATCAACAAATTGAAGATGGGATGAAAGAGATTCTTAAACCTGAATTTATTGCAGCTACAACAAGAAAGCCTGTTACATACCGAGGAGGAGTAGCTTTCATCATTGAAGCTGGACTTGCTTATGGTGGGGATTGTGGGCGTTTGGTTAATGATCAAAGAAAATCTGAGATTATGAGGTTTGCAAATAGGGTGCCACTGTCATTTGATCAAGGTAGTTGTGCTATTACAGAAGCTTTAAAAAGTATTGATTGGAAACGTTATGGTTTACGGGATTTGGACAATGTACCTCTTACAATATTTGTAAATATGATTTCTACTCAAGTTCCTTATCTTTCTACTGGTAAACAAAGTATAGCTCCTGAACCAGAAATTTTACATGAAGTAAGGCAAGCTACTATGAAACTAGCTAGAAAACTTCAAAAACATTTAAGGGCGAAAAAAGCTGCTAAAGAAGAAGCTATGCGGTCTAAAATATTTGAAGATTATGTGCCAGTTATTATTAAAGAATCTGCAAAATTGGCAGAGACCGATGTTCCGGAATACCAAGAAATTTTAGCCAAAGTCACTAGACGATCTCTTGCTGAATTATTGGGAGAAAATCCAGATGAAGCTGAAGAAGAAGTTGAAAAAGAATTTGAAAATAATGTTGATGAAAATTTAGATGAAGTTGAGGAAGATTTAGACAAATCTGTTAAGAAAAGTTCTAAAAATAATGATACTCAACAAACTTTTGAAGATATGGGATAA
- a CDS encoding KH domain-containing protein codes for MPTTDYLKIPRDRIGVLIGTNGETKEKIEKITKTQLDIDGEEGTVAISPTEEMDDPLGVWKTNHIVKAVSRGFNPDMALKLNEDDVYLEIIKLTLYVGKSKKALARQKGRIIGKDGKTRELIINMAEVDMAVYGKTVSFIGDLENVMVAKEAVEMILNGSRHKSVYSFLEAKQNDRKMKEFKSVVGIEDDKIEFRDDLDD; via the coding sequence TTGCCAACAACAGATTATCTTAAAATTCCAAGAGATAGGATTGGAGTTTTAATTGGAACAAATGGAGAAACTAAAGAAAAAATTGAAAAAATAACTAAAACTCAATTAGATATTGATGGTGAGGAAGGAACTGTAGCTATTTCTCCAACTGAAGAAATGGATGATCCATTGGGTGTTTGGAAAACTAATCACATTGTTAAAGCAGTTAGTAGAGGTTTTAACCCAGATATGGCTCTTAAATTAAATGAAGATGATGTTTATTTAGAAATAATAAAGTTAACTCTATATGTAGGTAAATCTAAAAAGGCATTAGCTAGGCAGAAAGGTAGAATAATAGGGAAAGATGGAAAAACTAGGGAATTAATAATTAATATGGCTGAAGTAGATATGGCTGTATATGGAAAGACCGTATCATTCATTGGAGATCTTGAAAATGTAATGGTGGCTAAAGAAGCTGTAGAAATGATTTTAAATGGTTCAAGACATAAATCAGTTTATAGTTTTTTAGAAGCTAAACAGAATGATAGGAAAATGAAAGAATTCAAGTCTGTGGTTGGAATTGAGGATGACAAAATCGAATTCCGGGATGACTTGGATGATTAG
- a CDS encoding serine protein kinase RIO — protein sequence MDPKIAKADEKIQKIISEKRRKSVEDKRVGSEIFDKQTLETLYKLANQGYMDVLNGAISTGKEANVLKGLKYKNGKEKFIAVKIYRIATSDFKKMQYYIQGDPRFNIKSNNKRQLINNWVNKEFRNLTRGFDAEVSVPKPIVALNNVLLLEFIGDDEGNPAQTVRNQKPEDVDDFLDKLLFETKKFIHDANLIHGDLSTFNILNKDENPVIIDVSQSVVRDHPIANELLVRDIKNIFNEFKKLGASTSIKEIKEKLDLGNDLDID from the coding sequence ATGGATCCTAAAATAGCTAAAGCTGACGAAAAGATTCAAAAGATTATTTCTGAAAAAAGAAGAAAAAGTGTTGAAGATAAAAGAGTAGGTAGTGAAATATTTGACAAGCAAACTCTTGAAACACTATATAAATTAGCTAATCAGGGATATATGGATGTTTTAAATGGTGCTATTAGTACTGGAAAAGAAGCTAACGTTTTAAAAGGCTTAAAATATAAAAATGGCAAAGAAAAATTTATTGCTGTTAAAATATATAGGATAGCTACTTCTGATTTTAAAAAAATGCAGTATTATATCCAAGGAGATCCTAGATTTAATATAAAATCTAATAATAAGCGACAACTTATTAATAATTGGGTTAATAAGGAATTTAGAAATCTTACTCGTGGATTTGATGCGGAAGTAAGTGTTCCGAAACCTATTGTTGCTTTAAATAATGTACTTTTATTAGAATTTATTGGTGATGACGAAGGAAATCCTGCACAAACAGTAAGGAACCAAAAACCAGAAGATGTAGATGATTTCTTAGATAAACTTCTTTTTGAAACAAAAAAATTTATCCATGATGCAAATTTGATTCATGGTGATCTTTCAACTTTTAATATTTTAAATAAAGATGAAAATCCTGTAATAATTGATGTTTCTCAATCTGTTGTAAGGGATCATCCAATAGCTAATGAATTATTAGTAAGAGATATTAAAAATATATTCAATGAATTTAAGAAATTAGGTGCATCAACATCTATAAAAGAAATTAAAGAAAAATTAGATCTTGGTAATGATTTGGATATTGATTAA
- the eif1A gene encoding translation initiation factor eIF-1A, with product MAREEQTHEVRRVRTPRRGEMPGIVEQIMGHGKLKVRCADGNVRMTRIPGKMKKRIWIREGDVVLVKPWEFQSDEKADVIWRYTRTESNWLERKGYLKM from the coding sequence TTGGCAAGAGAAGAACAAACACATGAAGTTAGAAGAGTAAGAACTCCAAGAAGAGGAGAAATGCCTGGAATTGTAGAACAAATTATGGGTCATGGAAAATTAAAAGTCAGATGTGCTGATGGTAATGTCAGAATGACAAGAATCCCTGGAAAAATGAAGAAAAGAATTTGGATTAGAGAAGGTGATGTGGTTCTTGTAAAACCTTGGGAATTCCAATCTGATGAAAAAGCTGATGTTATCTGGAGATACACTAGAACAGAATCTAACTGGCTAGAAAGAAAAGGTTACTTAAAAATGTAA
- the oadA gene encoding sodium-extruding oxaloacetate decarboxylase subunit alpha: protein MKTTKITETALRDAHQSLLATRMRTRDMVPIAEEIDKVGYFSIEAWGGATFDTCIRYLNEDPWERLRQLKEKITNTPIQMLLRGQNLVGYKHYPDDIVEKFVEKAYSNGVDVFRVFDALNDVRNMETTIKTAKKQGAHVQGTISYTTSPVHSLDDFISLAKDLEALECDSIAIKDMAGLINPKDIYELVTRLKEETDLLVNLHCHCTSGMTPISYYVACEAGVDILDTAISPLSWGTSQPPTESIVAALQGTEYDTKLDLKRLNNIKKYFEGIKEKYSSLLDPIAETIDTDVLIYQIPGGMLSNLVSQLKEQNALDRYQDVLDEMPRVRKDMGYPPLVTPTSQIVGIQAVMNVLGGERYKLVSNEVKEYMRGNYGKSPAPVDPKISKKIIGDEKPITHRPADDIEPQYEKFREKGEKEGLIKKEEDILTLALYPQIAPKFLKGEAEEEKLEPPKIQAMEESEVAIPTEYSVEVDGDVFDVRIMPTGFMEIGEADPNTISSPVEGGLTSTMQGMILKLKVNVGDKVKKGDIVTVIEAMKMENDIQAEKDGVVKEIFVGEGDTVNAGDTLMIIN, encoded by the coding sequence ATGAAAACTACAAAAATTACAGAAACGGCCCTTAGAGATGCCCACCAATCCCTTTTAGCTACGAGGATGAGAACAAGGGATATGGTTCCAATTGCAGAAGAAATAGATAAGGTTGGTTATTTCTCCATTGAAGCATGGGGGGGAGCTACTTTTGATACATGTATTCGTTACCTAAATGAAGACCCTTGGGAACGTCTTAGACAACTTAAAGAGAAGATTACAAATACTCCTATTCAGATGTTATTAAGAGGGCAGAATTTAGTAGGTTATAAACATTATCCTGATGATATTGTAGAAAAATTTGTTGAAAAAGCTTATTCTAATGGAGTAGATGTTTTTCGTGTATTCGATGCACTTAATGATGTAAGAAACATGGAAACTACAATTAAAACAGCTAAAAAACAAGGAGCGCATGTTCAAGGAACTATTAGTTACACTACTAGTCCAGTTCACTCACTGGATGATTTTATTAGTCTAGCAAAAGATTTAGAGGCTCTTGAATGTGATTCAATAGCTATAAAAGACATGGCAGGTCTTATAAATCCTAAAGACATTTATGAACTTGTAACTAGACTTAAAGAAGAAACTGATCTTCTTGTAAATTTACATTGTCATTGTACTAGTGGAATGACTCCAATAAGTTATTATGTAGCTTGTGAAGCAGGTGTTGACATTTTAGATACAGCTATTTCACCATTATCTTGGGGAACTTCACAACCTCCGACTGAAAGTATAGTTGCTGCTCTTCAAGGCACTGAGTACGATACAAAACTTGATCTCAAACGATTAAATAACATTAAAAAATATTTTGAAGGCATTAAAGAAAAATACAGTTCTTTACTTGATCCTATTGCTGAAACTATTGATACTGATGTTCTTATATATCAAATTCCTGGAGGAATGCTTTCTAACTTAGTTTCACAGTTAAAAGAACAAAATGCACTTGATAGATATCAAGATGTACTTGATGAAATGCCACGAGTAAGAAAAGATATGGGATATCCTCCTCTTGTTACTCCAACTAGTCAAATTGTTGGTATTCAAGCAGTTATGAATGTTCTTGGTGGGGAAAGATATAAATTAGTATCCAATGAAGTTAAAGAATATATGCGGGGAAATTATGGTAAATCTCCTGCTCCAGTTGATCCAAAAATATCTAAAAAGATTATAGGGGATGAAAAACCAATTACTCATCGCCCAGCTGATGACATTGAACCTCAATATGAAAAATTCAGAGAAAAAGGAGAAAAAGAAGGTTTAATCAAAAAAGAAGAAGATATTCTCACTTTAGCACTTTATCCTCAAATAGCTCCTAAATTTTTGAAAGGAGAGGCAGAAGAAGAAAAACTAGAACCTCCTAAAATACAAGCTATGGAAGAATCTGAAGTAGCTATACCAACAGAATATAGCGTTGAAGTAGATGGGGATGTGTTTGATGTTAGGATAATGCCAACCGGTTTTATGGAAATTGGTGAAGCGGATCCTAATACAATTTCTAGTCCTGTTGAAGGAGGCTTAACCTCAACAATGCAGGGAATGATTTTAAAGCTAAAAGTAAATGTTGGAGATAAAGTTAAAAAAGGGGATATTGTTACGGTTATTGAAGCAATGAAAATGGAAAATGATATCCAAGCAGAAAAAGATGGTGTTGTCAAAGAAATCTTTGTTGGTGAAGGAGACACTGTTAATGCTGGAGATACATTAATGATAATTAATTAG
- a CDS encoding inositol-3-phosphate synthase, with protein MNKIKIAIVGMGNCASSLIQGIHYYKDKNEKDAIGLMHWKIGNYEPSDIEVVAAFDIDKRKVGKTIDEAIFAKPNCTTIFQKDIPKTDVKVSMGNLLDGVAPHMKDFEDDYTFVPSNDEPSDIIQILKDSGAEILLNYLPVGSEKAARFYAQCALDAGIAFVNCMPVFIVSDDEWEAKFREKGIPAVGDDIKAQIGATITHRTLANLFKERGVKLDHTYQINTGGNTDFINMLSRERLDSKKESKTEAVQSVLDERMDPHDIHIGPSDYVPWQKDNKLCFLRMEGKTFGDVPMNIELRLSVEDSPNSAGCVIDAIRCCKLAIDRGIGGKLTSISSYTMKHPPEQFTDDDAYRKVNEFIEGKLER; from the coding sequence TTGAATAAAATAAAAATAGCTATTGTTGGTATGGGAAATTGTGCTAGTTCCCTTATTCAAGGAATTCATTATTATAAAGATAAAAATGAAAAAGATGCTATAGGTTTAATGCATTGGAAAATTGGAAATTATGAACCATCAGACATTGAAGTAGTAGCTGCTTTTGATATTGATAAGCGAAAAGTTGGAAAAACCATTGATGAAGCTATTTTTGCAAAACCTAACTGCACAACTATATTTCAAAAAGATATTCCTAAAACTGACGTCAAGGTATCTATGGGGAATCTTTTAGATGGTGTAGCTCCTCATATGAAAGATTTTGAAGATGATTATACATTTGTTCCTTCAAATGATGAACCTTCTGATATTATTCAGATATTAAAAGATTCTGGGGCTGAAATACTTTTAAACTATCTTCCAGTTGGTTCAGAAAAAGCAGCTAGATTCTATGCGCAATGTGCTTTAGATGCAGGAATTGCCTTTGTAAATTGTATGCCTGTTTTCATAGTTAGTGATGATGAATGGGAAGCTAAATTTAGAGAGAAAGGAATACCTGCTGTTGGTGATGATATAAAAGCTCAAATTGGAGCAACTATAACTCATAGAACATTAGCTAATCTCTTTAAAGAAAGGGGTGTAAAATTGGATCACACTTATCAAATTAACACTGGTGGGAACACTGATTTTATTAATATGCTCAGTAGGGAAAGGCTTGATTCAAAGAAAGAATCAAAAACTGAAGCTGTTCAATCTGTTCTTGATGAGAGAATGGATCCACATGATATACATATTGGTCCAAGTGATTATGTGCCTTGGCAAAAAGATAATAAGCTATGTTTCCTTAGAATGGAAGGAAAAACTTTTGGAGATGTTCCAATGAATATAGAATTAAGGCTTAGTGTAGAAGATTCTCCAAATTCAGCAGGTTGCGTTATTGATGCGATTAGATGTTGTAAATTAGCTATAGATAGGGGAATTGGAGGTAAACTTACTTCTATTTCATCTTACACAATGAAACATCCACCTGAACAATTCACTGATGATGATGCTTACAGAAAAGTCAATGAATTCATAGAAGGTAAATTAGAAAGATAA
- a CDS encoding glycosyl transferase GT4 family protein, translating into MKKVLLIAFYFNQTNEIASKRLRGLAKYLPQFGWEPIVIVPKLKNTPCYNNYDYNFKIIETDYEDMLDIWLNKFKNNDKSKKPIKNSDISNNISENIDNNTRKNTKKNTRNNKRNNKNNIKTKNKLFSTAISIAGEFFAYPDGMKYWYEPAIEVSKEAIEINDIQTIISSSWPVTSHIIAKNLTQEYNLKWIADLRDLWNMNPYVNHTFIRNHFEKNLEIETFKYADILTTTTDLAGETLQKIHPNKKICTIMSGFDIEDITENNTPEDTGKLNFTYAGSLYGGKRDPTFLFSGIRQLIDEGKIDPKILELDFYGDNVGLEKIAKKYKIEELVNIHGSIPHNEVLKIQKKSQGLLLISWNNEKEKIFLPGKIYEYLAAKRPVLSIGYKEGSLKDLIEKTNIGYHVSTLDETKKGLMDLYNNFITNKSLKYTGNSEVNNYSMLATAQKFGKLLDSLEKN; encoded by the coding sequence ATGAAAAAGGTGCTTTTAATAGCTTTTTATTTTAATCAAACAAATGAAATCGCATCTAAACGGCTTAGAGGTTTAGCTAAATATTTACCTCAGTTTGGATGGGAACCTATTGTGATAGTTCCTAAATTGAAAAATACACCTTGTTACAACAATTATGATTATAATTTCAAAATTATAGAAACTGATTATGAAGATATGTTAGATATATGGTTGAATAAATTTAAAAATAATGATAAATCTAAGAAACCTATCAAAAACTCTGATATATCTAATAACATAAGTGAAAATATAGATAATAACACAAGAAAGAATACAAAAAAGAATACAAGAAATAATAAAAGAAATAATAAAAATAACATTAAAACTAAAAATAAATTATTTTCAACAGCCATATCTATAGCAGGAGAGTTTTTTGCATATCCTGATGGAATGAAATATTGGTATGAGCCCGCTATAGAAGTTTCAAAAGAAGCTATAGAAATTAATGATATTCAGACCATAATTAGCTCTTCATGGCCAGTAACATCACATATAATAGCTAAAAATCTTACACAAGAATACAATCTAAAATGGATTGCAGATTTAAGAGATCTTTGGAATATGAATCCTTATGTAAATCATACTTTTATAAGAAATCACTTTGAAAAGAATTTAGAAATTGAAACATTCAAATACGCAGATATTTTAACCACAACTACAGATTTAGCAGGAGAAACTCTTCAAAAAATACATCCAAATAAAAAAATTTGTACTATAATGAGTGGTTTTGATATTGAAGACATCACTGAAAATAACACTCCAGAAGATACTGGAAAACTTAATTTTACTTATGCTGGTTCTTTATATGGTGGAAAAAGAGATCCAACATTCTTATTTAGTGGAATAAGACAGCTGATTGATGAAGGAAAAATAGATCCAAAAATATTAGAGCTAGATTTTTATGGAGATAATGTAGGTCTTGAAAAAATAGCCAAAAAATACAAAATTGAAGAACTTGTGAATATACATGGATCAATACCACACAATGAAGTATTAAAAATACAAAAAAAATCACAAGGGCTTTTATTAATATCTTGGAATAATGAAAAAGAGAAAATATTTTTACCAGGCAAAATATATGAATATTTAGCTGCAAAACGTCCAGTATTATCAATAGGATACAAAGAAGGATCATTGAAAGATCTTATTGAAAAAACAAACATTGGATACCACGTTTCTACATTGGATGAAACCAAAAAAGGATTAATGGATCTTTACAATAATTTTATCACCAACAAATCATTAAAATATACAGGTAATAGTGAAGTAAATAATTATTCTATGTTAGCTACAGCTCAAAAGTTTGGAAAACTATTAGATTCTTTAGAAAAAAATTAG
- a CDS encoding UbiA family prenyltransferase produces MNAYLEIIRPGNAIMAVIAVILMAIIGKNYDLPIILGAITVFLATGGGNVINDYFDYKIDAINKPNRPIPSGKISLRIARNYAYFLFIIAILLGFTISTLVNSWIPCIIVILSSLLMYYYGHTLKKIALIGNLAVSLLTGLCFIFGGFIIGLYTMSNGIIITSIYLGFFAFLMTMAREITKDMEDIEGDKSEKAKTFPIKYGLKKSSYLAGFLMVLASILSPILYFNGIFNFYYLIVLSIAIIAFLYGAYIILKDQSPESCKKASKLVKIGMMIAFISFAIGSF; encoded by the coding sequence ATGAATGCGTATCTTGAAATAATCAGACCTGGAAATGCTATAATGGCAGTTATAGCTGTTATACTAATGGCAATAATAGGTAAAAACTATGACCTCCCGATAATTTTAGGAGCAATAACTGTTTTTCTAGCTACTGGTGGAGGAAATGTTATTAATGATTATTTCGATTATAAAATAGATGCTATCAACAAACCTAACAGACCAATACCTTCTGGAAAAATATCTCTAAGGATTGCTAGAAATTACGCTTATTTTCTATTTATAATAGCTATTTTATTAGGATTTACTATTAGTACTCTTGTAAACAGCTGGATTCCTTGTATTATTGTAATTTTATCATCACTGTTGATGTATTATTACGGACATACACTGAAAAAGATAGCTTTGATTGGAAATTTAGCTGTTTCTCTTTTAACAGGGCTTTGTTTTATTTTTGGAGGGTTTATAATTGGACTATATACAATGTCCAATGGAATAATTATTACATCTATCTATTTAGGATTTTTTGCCTTTTTGATGACAATGGCAAGAGAAATTACAAAAGATATGGAAGATATTGAAGGAGATAAATCAGAAAAAGCAAAAACTTTTCCAATAAAATATGGATTAAAAAAATCATCATATTTAGCTGGATTTTTGATGGTTTTAGCTAGTATACTAAGTCCAATTCTCTATTTTAATGGAATATTTAACTTTTATTATCTTATAGTTCTTTCAATAGCTATAATCGCATTTTTATATGGAGCATATATTATTCTTAAAGATCAATCTCCTGAAAGTTGCAAAAAAGCATCTAAACTAGTAAAAATAGGAATGATGATTGCATTTATATCTTTTGCAATTGGTTCATTTTAA